From Helicobacter sp. MIT 21-1697, a single genomic window includes:
- a CDS encoding class I SAM-dependent methyltransferase: MALNLSKQWGGGYNIINADFFSHFKPYKTYSLPMPQWQLDLRYPLRCPSHTFDGVFSEHTLEHLYIDDAIALLREVFRILKPNGTIRLSVPDLGFHIEQYLRAKEDSVAKPLACEYIRKLTQEYLHLSVWDYDRLAYTLEAVGFVDIERSSFGNGRDTLLLFDAKERAFESLYIEASKPNKAL, translated from the coding sequence GTGGCGCTCAATTTAAGCAAACAATGGGGGGGGGGGTATAATATAATTAATGCTGATTTTTTCTCGCATTTTAAACCCTATAAAACCTACTCTCTCCCTATGCCACAATGGCAGCTTGATTTGCGCTATCCTCTACGATGTCCTTCTCATACCTTTGATGGCGTATTCTCCGAACACACATTAGAGCATTTATATATTGATGATGCCATTGCTCTGCTTAGAGAGGTTTTTCGGATTCTAAAACCCAATGGCACAATTCGCCTAAGTGTGCCTGATTTGGGATTTCACATTGAACAATATTTGCGCGCAAAAGAAGATTCTGTTGCAAAGCCTCTAGCGTGCGAATACATAAGAAAACTCACGCAAGAATATCTCCATTTGAGCGTATGGGATTATGATAGGTTAGCCTATACACTTGAAGCGGTTGGTTTTGTGGATATTGAGCGCTCCTCCTTTGGGAATGGACGCGATACATTATTGCTTTTTGATGCCAAAGAGAGAGCTTTTGAAAGCCTTTATATAGAAGCAAGTAAGCCCAATAAAGCTTTATAA
- a CDS encoding RDD family protein, translated as MNTDDKILELLERENIQLADKALRSLAWFIDVFLLSLIFTLIHTDTLSQMSDTQGNVNYTTLRAFVMAYIWQIWILKISYDTLFVYFYGGSIGKILCKIRVVSVDLLDKPNFIFSLLRACAKYIGESLLFITYVFGFGDTLFRTLHDRLAKTLVIAY; from the coding sequence ATGAATACAGATGATAAAATTTTAGAACTCCTTGAGAGGGAAAATATCCAGCTTGCTGATAAAGCCTTGCGTTCTTTAGCGTGGTTTATAGATGTATTTTTGCTCTCTCTTATTTTTACTTTGATTCACACTGATACGCTTTCGCAAATGAGTGATACACAAGGAAATGTGAATTATACTACTTTAAGAGCCTTTGTTATGGCTTATATATGGCAGATATGGATTCTCAAAATTAGCTATGACACTCTTTTTGTGTATTTTTATGGAGGGAGTATTGGTAAAATCTTGTGTAAAATACGCGTAGTAAGCGTGGATTTGCTTGATAAGCCAAATTTTATTTTTTCGCTCCTTCGCGCTTGTGCTAAATATATAGGCGAGAGTTTGCTTTTTATTACTTATGTGTTTGGCTTTGGCGATACACTTTTTCGCACTTTGCACGATAGATTGGCAAAGACTTTGGTGATTGCATATTGA
- the purD gene encoding phosphoribosylamine--glycine ligase → MQEHILIIGNGGREYAIGRVLKEDNRVKTLYFAPGNGATHLLGTNLTYAYPQELLESITFHHITLVIIGPEAPLGEGLSDYLRSHNVRVFAPSKAAARLETSKAFMKDFVSAAHIPTARYMQSSDFQTLCAFIDTLTPPIVIKADGLCAGKGVIIAQSYEEAKQTTQDMLSGTAFGEAGKCVVVEEFLEGYELSVFAICDGEDFVMLPACQDHKRLLTGDKGPNTGGMGAYTPTPLCDENLMRKIRQNIIAPTLQAMKKQGTPFEGVLFGGIMVVKKNNELEPYLLEFNVRFGDPECEVLMPLLQTPLLDIITYTIERRIRELKCIFKEQYAVAVVASSKDYPYVSSASVPIRIQAFDERLGHIVYAGVSSDSQGGLLASGGRVLLAVGIASSIQQARNNAYEILKSVSFEGMHFREDIAYRALAL, encoded by the coding sequence ATGCAAGAGCATATACTCATCATCGGCAATGGAGGGCGTGAGTATGCCATAGGGCGAGTACTTAAAGAAGACAACAGAGTAAAGACTTTATATTTTGCCCCCGGCAATGGAGCAACGCACCTACTTGGCACAAATCTTACCTACGCGTACCCACAAGAACTTTTAGAATCTATCACATTTCATCATATCACACTTGTTATCATAGGTCCTGAAGCACCTCTAGGTGAGGGATTAAGCGATTATCTAAGAAGCCATAATGTGCGCGTTTTTGCCCCTTCAAAAGCAGCAGCTCGTTTAGAAACAAGCAAAGCATTTATGAAAGATTTTGTGAGTGCGGCTCACATTCCCACAGCGCGTTATATGCAATCAAGCGACTTTCAAACACTTTGTGCGTTTATTGACACACTTACTCCCCCTATTGTGATAAAGGCTGATGGTTTGTGCGCGGGCAAAGGCGTGATTATTGCCCAAAGTTATGAGGAGGCAAAGCAGACTACTCAAGATATGCTCTCTGGCACAGCTTTTGGAGAGGCGGGAAAATGTGTAGTTGTGGAGGAATTTTTAGAGGGCTATGAACTCTCTGTATTTGCTATTTGTGATGGAGAGGACTTTGTTATGCTTCCTGCTTGTCAAGATCACAAGCGCCTCCTGACAGGTGATAAGGGTCCAAATACAGGGGGTATGGGAGCTTATACGCCGACACCTCTATGTGATGAGAATCTAATGCGAAAGATTCGCCAAAATATTATAGCTCCTACACTGCAAGCAATGAAAAAACAGGGTACACCATTTGAAGGAGTGCTTTTTGGCGGGATTATGGTGGTAAAGAAAAATAATGAGCTAGAGCCTTATTTACTTGAATTTAATGTGCGATTTGGAGACCCTGAATGTGAAGTGCTTATGCCTTTGTTGCAAACGCCTTTGCTTGATATTATTACATATACTATTGAGCGCAGGATAAGAGAATTAAAATGTATCTTCAAGGAGCAATATGCTGTGGCAGTGGTAGCTTCATCAAAAGATTATCCTTATGTATCAAGCGCAAGTGTGCCAATTCGCATTCAAGCATTTGATGAAAGGCTAGGGCATATCGTGTATGCTGGAGTGAGCAGTGATTCACAAGGCGGACTTTTAGCAAGTGGCGGGCGAGTACTTTTAGCAGTAGGAATCGCCTCAAGTATTCAACAAGCGCGCAATAATGCTTATGAGATTCTCAAAAGTGTGTCTTTTGAGGGTATGCACTTTCGTGAAGATATTGCTTATAGAGCTTTGGCACTATGA
- a CDS encoding LPS-assembly protein LptD, with translation MRAHFIVGLFFACLGAFVPLYAEKKADMFDLSADNVSASGDIITAEGNAFLLYGDAYMVAQKIIYDKQSKEVHLEGGAKVYQGNVLYLDVERVDITLDDKHTIMSNLYLQSTMGIWIMAKQGEGQDNYYTFKKGVISGCDIQYPLWHLNVSSGTYNAQKEYMSVWNPRFYIGALPVFYFPYFFAPTGNVRKSGLLSPEMSFSNKQGFMYMQPLFIAPFNRWDMTLSPQIRTQRGYGGEVEFRFADKENHIATFKGRYFQNNDEYMRSNNLKNQHIYGGTFQYKTQDILTSHNEYASDGFYTDITYMNDLEYMRLKSLNGAFNTRLYESRINYFINTNKHYFGTYFKYYLDLSKENNVNTFQSLPQIHYHHYTDSLFFRNLLYTFDFQSKYVTRASGYKYFQNTFSLPLGVAFPFFKDYFSIGANVDMYATSVLLEDAQNITDAMRQTLDKNINYSVSSYNISLNSDIARPYKHFFHSMHFEALFSGALYKYTSDAIADDRYEAYNKLLEENNHNPESLKIYWNPSDIVDIVKNKHKVDLKLSQYFYGKNGKELFYWRIYQRLFINDNFLTRNQVLRNELGFSPIGGLNLSASTFYSYSRNTFSEASVNASFNKWGLDSNLTFYFKLDPLYLSSGLYSQQENNSNNTGFLRGNLGYDFGYFYLNTNVGYDVGLGYLKDWYVTISKDIRCFGIGLKIAQDVRPTLTADNQITPITNQYVKLEFRFVPLSSIGATYRFKE, from the coding sequence TTGAGAGCACATTTCATTGTAGGGTTGTTTTTTGCGTGCTTGGGTGCTTTTGTGCCTTTGTATGCGGAAAAAAAAGCAGATATGTTTGATTTATCTGCTGATAATGTGAGTGCAAGTGGTGATATTATCACTGCAGAGGGTAATGCTTTTTTACTCTATGGTGATGCGTATATGGTGGCACAAAAGATTATTTATGACAAACAGAGCAAAGAAGTGCATCTTGAAGGTGGTGCAAAAGTCTATCAAGGCAATGTTTTATATCTTGATGTAGAACGTGTGGATATAACTTTAGATGATAAACATACGATTATGAGCAATCTTTATTTGCAAAGCACAATGGGCATTTGGATTATGGCAAAACAAGGTGAAGGACAAGATAATTATTATACTTTCAAAAAAGGAGTGATTTCAGGTTGCGATATCCAATATCCATTATGGCATTTAAATGTGAGTTCTGGTACATACAATGCGCAAAAAGAATATATGAGCGTATGGAATCCAAGATTTTATATTGGGGCTTTGCCTGTGTTTTATTTTCCTTATTTTTTCGCTCCTACTGGCAATGTAAGAAAAAGCGGATTGCTCTCTCCTGAAATGTCTTTTAGCAATAAGCAGGGTTTTATGTATATGCAGCCTTTGTTTATTGCACCTTTTAATCGTTGGGATATGACACTTTCTCCACAAATAAGAACACAACGCGGTTATGGTGGAGAGGTAGAGTTTCGTTTTGCAGATAAGGAAAATCATATCGCAACTTTTAAGGGACGATATTTTCAAAATAACGATGAATATATGAGGAGCAATAACCTTAAGAATCAACATATTTATGGTGGAACTTTCCAATACAAAACACAAGATATTCTTACATCTCATAATGAATATGCAAGTGATGGATTCTATACAGATATTACTTATATGAATGACCTTGAGTATATGCGATTAAAAAGCCTTAATGGAGCTTTTAATACGCGTCTATATGAATCGCGTATTAATTATTTTATCAATACCAACAAGCATTATTTTGGCACTTATTTTAAATATTACCTTGACCTTTCTAAAGAAAACAATGTCAATACTTTTCAATCTTTGCCACAAATACATTATCATCATTATACAGATTCTCTATTTTTTAGAAATCTCCTCTATACTTTTGATTTTCAGAGCAAATATGTTACTCGTGCTTCTGGTTATAAATATTTTCAAAATACTTTCTCGCTACCCTTAGGTGTCGCATTTCCTTTTTTTAAAGATTATTTTTCCATAGGAGCAAATGTAGATATGTATGCTACTTCAGTTTTACTTGAAGATGCACAAAATATTACAGATGCTATGAGACAAACATTGGATAAAAATATCAATTATAGTGTCAGTAGCTATAATATTTCCCTTAACTCTGATATTGCTCGTCCTTATAAACATTTTTTTCATTCTATGCACTTTGAAGCACTTTTTAGCGGAGCATTATACAAATATACTTCTGATGCTATTGCCGATGATAGATATGAGGCATACAATAAATTACTTGAAGAGAATAATCACAATCCTGAATCTTTAAAAATATATTGGAATCCAAGCGATATTGTTGATATTGTGAAAAACAAACACAAAGTAGATTTAAAACTTTCGCAGTATTTTTATGGCAAAAATGGTAAAGAATTGTTTTATTGGCGGATATATCAGCGACTTTTTATCAACGATAATTTTTTAACAAGAAATCAAGTGTTGCGTAATGAACTCGGGTTTTCACCTATTGGGGGATTGAATCTAAGTGCTTCAACATTTTATTCTTATTCGCGCAATACTTTTAGTGAAGCATCAGTAAATGCCTCATTTAATAAATGGGGGTTAGATTCTAATCTGACTTTTTATTTCAAACTTGACCCATTATATCTTTCATCAGGTTTATATTCCCAACAAGAGAATAATAGCAACAATACAGGCTTTCTTCGCGGCAATTTGGGCTATGATTTTGGATATTTTTATTTAAATACAAATGTAGGTTATGATGTAGGACTTGGGTATTTAAAGGATTGGTATGTTACAATTTCTAAAGATATTCGTTGTTTTGGCATAGGATTAAAAATTGCTCAAGATGTGCGTCCTACCTTGACAGCCGATAATCAGATTACACCTATTACAAATCAATATGTTAAGCTTGAATTTCGTTTTG